In Streptomyces sp. NBC_01707, a genomic segment contains:
- a CDS encoding MFS transporter, whose protein sequence is MAFTVLMAFGTAPTPLWPLYEARDHFGATTVTVAYASMVVGAAAAFLGLGHLSDRLGRRRVIVPALLVGIVASVVLIAWRDLPGLIAGRILNGVGLGLMASTATTYLHDLHHEARPERTGSVLPGIVAAAANLGGLASGPLVAGAAAEWLPTPLITVQAIFTLAMAVCLALVLSTPETVDLELPAAEPPSSFVLRPGGGRTFGAAGALGAFAFAILGLISSLGASVLHGTLHTDSHLVVGLSAFLMFGSAAAAQLVLGRLPMPRVLTVGAVVFPVGLVLCAVALYHPALWLYLVAVSLSGAGSGLLFKGGVERAVSVAEPASRAGVLAVFFVVAYLGMGLPSVLFSIALRHFAVQTAMIGFAAVLSCGAVVSVAVALRDRAPGPGALSAQSARPS, encoded by the coding sequence GTGGCCTTCACCGTGCTTATGGCCTTCGGTACCGCGCCGACCCCGCTGTGGCCGCTGTACGAGGCCCGGGACCACTTCGGCGCGACCACGGTCACGGTGGCGTACGCCTCGATGGTCGTGGGCGCAGCGGCCGCCTTCCTCGGACTGGGACACCTGTCGGACCGGCTCGGCCGACGGCGCGTCATCGTCCCGGCGCTGCTGGTTGGCATCGTCGCGTCGGTCGTACTGATCGCGTGGCGGGACCTGCCGGGGCTGATCGCGGGCAGGATCCTGAACGGTGTCGGACTGGGGTTGATGGCCTCGACCGCGACGACGTACCTGCACGACCTCCACCACGAGGCCCGTCCGGAACGGACGGGTTCGGTGCTGCCCGGCATCGTGGCCGCCGCCGCCAACCTCGGCGGCCTGGCCTCAGGGCCCCTGGTCGCCGGAGCCGCCGCCGAGTGGCTTCCCACGCCCCTGATCACCGTCCAGGCGATCTTCACGCTCGCCATGGCAGTGTGCCTGGCGCTGGTGCTGTCCACCCCGGAGACCGTGGACCTGGAGCTGCCCGCGGCGGAACCGCCCAGCAGTTTCGTCCTGCGCCCCGGCGGCGGGCGGACGTTCGGCGCGGCCGGCGCGCTGGGCGCCTTCGCCTTCGCGATCCTCGGCCTGATCTCCTCCCTCGGGGCGAGCGTGCTCCATGGCACCCTGCACACCGACTCGCACCTCGTGGTCGGCTTGTCGGCCTTCCTCATGTTCGGTTCCGCGGCGGCCGCCCAGCTGGTGCTGGGCCGCCTCCCAATGCCCCGGGTCCTGACCGTGGGGGCAGTGGTATTCCCGGTCGGCCTGGTCCTGTGCGCCGTCGCCCTCTACCACCCGGCGCTCTGGCTCTACCTGGTCGCCGTGTCCCTGTCGGGAGCCGGTTCCGGGCTGCTGTTCAAGGGGGGCGTCGAACGTGCCGTTTCAGTGGCCGAGCCCGCCTCACGCGCGGGGGTCCTCGCCGTGTTCTTCGTCGTCGCATACCTGGGAATGGGCCTGCCCTCCGTCCTGTTCAGCATCGCCCTGCGGCATTTCGCCGTGCAGACCGCGATGATCGGCTTCGCGGCGGTCCTCTCCTGCGGCGCCGTTGTGTCGGTCGCCGTCGCGTTGCGCGACCGCGCTCCCGGTCCCGGCGCGCTCTCGGCGCAGTCCGCTCGCCCCTCCTGA
- a CDS encoding LysR family transcriptional regulator → MELRQLEHFIAVAEELSFTRAARRLHVVQSGVSAAIRSLERELGCVLFERTSQQVRLTGAGAALLPEARATLHAAQAAQDAVRAAQDTLRGTVNVGAMASVEVVDLPALLGQLHARHPAIDVRLRLATTGSAGLAHALLSGDLDVAFLSLPEHKPAGIDARDLATVPLVLVVSAAHPLAQRGEVALADLAGEPFVGFPPGYGNREVVDRAFAVAGVVRRVALEVPDIDMGAALVRHGLGIAFLPAFAVARTPGLQVLDVHGTMLRWSMHLGTSSTRRPSSALRALLDLVELHVIAL, encoded by the coding sequence GTGGAGCTACGTCAGCTGGAGCACTTCATCGCGGTCGCCGAGGAGCTGAGTTTCACGCGTGCCGCCCGACGGCTGCACGTGGTGCAGTCCGGGGTGTCCGCCGCGATCCGCTCCCTGGAGCGCGAGCTCGGTTGCGTGTTGTTCGAGCGCACGTCGCAGCAGGTCCGGCTCACCGGGGCGGGCGCGGCGCTGCTGCCGGAGGCTCGGGCGACCCTGCACGCCGCCCAGGCGGCCCAGGACGCCGTGCGCGCCGCACAGGACACGCTGCGCGGCACGGTGAATGTGGGCGCCATGGCCTCGGTCGAGGTGGTGGACCTGCCTGCGCTCCTCGGGCAGCTGCACGCGCGGCATCCGGCGATCGACGTCCGGCTGCGGCTGGCGACGACCGGATCGGCGGGACTGGCGCACGCACTGCTCAGCGGCGACCTGGACGTGGCTTTCCTGTCGCTGCCCGAGCACAAACCCGCCGGGATCGACGCACGGGATCTGGCCACCGTGCCGCTCGTCCTGGTGGTGAGCGCCGCCCATCCGCTCGCGCAGCGGGGGGAGGTGGCACTTGCGGACCTCGCGGGGGAGCCCTTCGTGGGCTTCCCGCCGGGCTACGGCAACCGCGAGGTGGTCGACCGGGCGTTCGCGGTGGCGGGCGTCGTACGCCGGGTGGCACTGGAAGTGCCCGACATCGACATGGGGGCGGCACTGGTCCGGCACGGTCTGGGCATCGCTTTCCTGCCCGCGTTCGCCGTTGCCCGCACCCCCGGCCTGCAAGTCCTGGACGTCCACGGCACCATGCTCCGCTGGAGCATGCATCTCGGCACGTCGTCGACCCGGCGGCCCAGCTCGGCCCTGCGGGCGCTGCTCGACCTGGTCGAGCTCCACGTCATCGCCCTGTGA
- a CDS encoding ANTAR domain-containing protein: MRPGPAIRAICRAIGIVVTLAGLRAEDCRDVLREISQHTDIKMRHVAELIV, encoded by the coding sequence ATGCGGCCGGGGCCCGCAATCAGGGCGATCTGCCGGGCGATCGGCATCGTCGTCACGCTGGCCGGCCTGCGCGCGGAGGACTGCCGGGACGTCCTACGGGAGATCTCCCAGCACACCGACATCAAGATGCGCCACGTTGCCGAACTCATCGTGTAG
- the uvrA gene encoding excinuclease ABC subunit UvrA, with amino-acid sequence MNKDATDPFVHVRGASENNLRNIDVDVPRDAMVAFTGVSGSGKSSLAFGTLYAEAQRRYFESVAPYARRLLQQVGAPHVQEITGLPPAVALQQRRGSPSSRSTVGTITTLSNLLRMLYSRAGTYPPRAARLEAESFSPNTAAGACPECHGLGVVHDVAEDLLVPDPSLSIREGAIAAWPGAWQGANLRSVVSGLGIDIDRPWRRLRKKDRDWLLYTDEQPSVYIEPEEDRVDYGYQGKFWSARKHVMHVLADSKSEKMRERALRFVRSVPCPECHGSGLRPEALAVTFAGRSIAEINAMPLTEVVALLRPVAGRSEADATTSTARSGETTEVAVRICGDLVARVDVLLDLGLGYLSLGRRSTTLSPGEAQRLRIATQLRSGLFGVVYVLDEPSAGLHPADAEPLLDVLDRLKAAGNSLFVVEHDMDVVRRADWVVDIGPGAGEGGGRVLYSGPVAGLERVGESATSQYLFGRAQRLDHRPRTPHGWLHLSGVSRHNLHDVSVDVPLCVLTAVTGVSGSGKSTLVTQVLAEVVRGHLGLVPEEPDEAQLEVDVQDASGVESFDRLVRVDQRPIGRTPRSNLATYTGMFDAVRKLYAATDEARARGYSAGRFSFNVPEGRCETCQGEGFVAVELLFLPGTYAPCPTCQGARYNAETLEVTYRGKNIAEVLALSVDAAAKFLSAVPAASRSLETLREVGLGYLRLGQPATELSGGEAQRIKLATELQRARRGHALYLLDEPTAGLHPSDIALLLRQLHRLVDAGNTVVLVEHDLNTVATADWVIDLGPGGGNAGGRVVAAGPPAKVARARRSATAPYLAARLARS; translated from the coding sequence GTGAACAAGGACGCGACCGACCCCTTCGTGCATGTCCGGGGCGCCAGTGAGAACAATCTGCGGAACATCGATGTCGACGTTCCGCGGGACGCGATGGTCGCCTTCACCGGCGTCTCCGGTTCGGGCAAGTCCTCGCTCGCGTTCGGCACGCTCTACGCGGAGGCCCAACGGCGCTACTTCGAGTCCGTAGCACCGTACGCCCGAAGGCTGTTGCAACAGGTCGGCGCACCGCACGTGCAGGAAATCACCGGGCTGCCACCCGCCGTGGCCCTGCAGCAGCGACGCGGGTCGCCCAGCTCGCGATCGACGGTCGGCACCATCACCACGCTGTCCAATCTGCTGCGCATGTTGTACTCCCGCGCCGGCACCTATCCGCCCCGGGCCGCGCGGCTGGAGGCCGAGTCGTTCTCACCCAACACCGCGGCCGGCGCCTGCCCGGAGTGCCACGGACTGGGCGTCGTGCACGACGTCGCCGAGGACCTGCTCGTCCCGGACCCCTCGCTGAGCATCCGCGAGGGGGCGATCGCCGCCTGGCCGGGCGCCTGGCAGGGCGCCAACCTGCGCAGTGTCGTGAGCGGCCTGGGGATCGACATCGACCGACCGTGGCGCAGGCTCAGGAAGAAGGACCGGGACTGGCTGCTGTACACGGACGAGCAGCCCTCCGTGTACATCGAGCCGGAGGAGGACCGCGTCGACTACGGCTACCAGGGCAAGTTCTGGAGCGCCCGAAAGCACGTCATGCACGTCCTCGCCGACTCCAAGAGCGAGAAGATGCGCGAACGGGCGCTCCGGTTCGTCAGGAGTGTGCCCTGCCCCGAGTGTCACGGCAGCGGACTGCGGCCCGAGGCGCTCGCCGTGACCTTCGCCGGACGTTCCATCGCCGAGATCAACGCGATGCCGCTCACCGAGGTCGTGGCGCTGCTGCGGCCCGTCGCGGGGCGGTCCGAGGCCGACGCCACCACGTCGACCGCCCGATCCGGGGAGACGACCGAGGTCGCGGTCCGGATCTGCGGCGATCTGGTCGCGCGGGTCGACGTACTGCTCGACCTGGGCCTCGGATATCTCAGCCTCGGGCGCCGCTCGACGACCCTGTCGCCCGGCGAGGCGCAGCGCCTGCGGATCGCCACCCAGCTGCGCTCGGGGCTGTTCGGCGTCGTCTACGTTCTCGACGAACCCTCCGCGGGCCTGCACCCGGCTGACGCGGAACCGCTGCTGGACGTGCTGGACCGCCTCAAGGCGGCGGGCAACTCGCTGTTCGTCGTGGAGCACGACATGGACGTCGTACGGCGGGCAGACTGGGTGGTCGACATCGGCCCCGGCGCGGGTGAGGGCGGCGGACGCGTGCTGTACAGCGGACCGGTCGCCGGTCTTGAGCGGGTCGGGGAGTCGGCCACGAGCCAGTACCTGTTCGGGCGTGCCCAGCGGCTCGATCACCGCCCGCGCACACCGCATGGCTGGCTGCACCTGAGCGGCGTCTCCCGCCACAATCTGCACGACGTGTCCGTCGACGTACCGCTCTGTGTACTGACGGCGGTGACGGGCGTGTCCGGTTCCGGAAAGTCGACGCTGGTGACGCAGGTGCTCGCCGAGGTCGTCCGCGGCCACCTCGGACTCGTACCCGAGGAACCCGACGAGGCGCAGCTGGAGGTCGACGTCCAGGACGCGTCGGGGGTCGAGTCGTTCGACCGGCTGGTCCGGGTCGACCAACGGCCCATCGGCCGAACTCCCCGGTCCAACCTGGCCACGTACACGGGGATGTTCGACGCGGTGCGCAAGCTGTACGCGGCGACGGACGAGGCCAGGGCGCGCGGCTACTCGGCCGGGCGGTTCTCCTTCAACGTGCCCGAAGGGCGGTGCGAGACCTGCCAGGGCGAAGGATTCGTCGCGGTGGAACTGCTGTTCCTGCCCGGCACCTACGCGCCGTGCCCGACCTGCCAGGGCGCCCGGTACAACGCCGAAACGCTGGAAGTCACCTACCGCGGCAAGAACATCGCGGAAGTACTGGCGCTGTCCGTCGACGCCGCCGCCAAGTTCCTGTCCGCCGTCCCGGCCGCCTCCCGCAGTCTGGAGACGTTGCGCGAGGTGGGACTGGGGTACCTGCGGCTGGGCCAGCCCGCGACGGAACTCAGCGGCGGTGAGGCGCAACGCATCAAATTGGCCACCGAACTGCAGCGAGCCCGCCGCGGGCACGCGCTCTACCTGCTCGACGAGCCGACGGCGGGGCTGCACCCCTCCGACATCGCGCTGCTGCTGCGACAGCTGCACCGGCTCGTCGACGCCGGCAACACGGTCGTCCTCGTCGAGCACGACCTGAACACGGTCGCCACCGCCGACTGGGTCATCGACCTCGGGCCGGGCGGCGGCAACGCGGGCGGGCGAGTGGTCGCGGCGGGCCCGCCGGCCAAGGTGGCGAGGGCCCGCCGCAGCGCCACCGCGCCGTATCTCGCGGCCCGGCTAGCGCGCTCCTGA
- a CDS encoding FAD-dependent oxidoreductase — MSAAEHKQSAVRETPDQYGAFPRLTPEQFEDLTTHGERRRTAEGEVLYREGEPFREFLAILSGAVEILHDLGGPDERTVAVHGPGRFLGELGLLEGQAAFDTAVVREAGEVLAVPVERQRALVGRDPVLGDLILRAYLGRRYLLIGLGAGFRILGSCYSPDTLRLREFAARNRLPHRWVDLEKDKEADALLRRFSIRPDETPVVIWKGERVLRNPSNAELARLIGLPAPSPEAGRCDVMVIGAGPAGLAAAVYGASDGLTTVTVDAVATGGQAGTSSRIENYLGFPSGISGGELIERAVLQAHKFGARLMVPAQVGGLTPQDDEYVVTFTDGSQARAGAVVLASGVWYRRLEVPGLERLEGVSVYYAATVHEASLCQADPVAVVGGGNSAGQAALFLANHASRVHLLVRGSDLNADMSRYLVDQVERHPKIEVLLHTEVQGVSGEEKLESLTVEDNASSERRELRAAALFVFIGARPRTEWLRGVLALDEKGFILTGADAQAAADATRWASLGRGPLLLETTLPGVFAAGDVRSGSVKRVASATGEGAMAIRLVHEHRGKTGNLVRSAGP, encoded by the coding sequence ATGAGCGCGGCCGAGCACAAGCAGAGTGCGGTCCGCGAGACACCGGACCAATACGGGGCGTTCCCGCGCCTGACACCGGAGCAGTTCGAGGACCTGACCACGCACGGTGAGCGCCGAAGGACCGCCGAGGGCGAGGTGCTGTACCGCGAGGGCGAGCCGTTCCGGGAGTTCCTCGCGATCCTCAGCGGGGCCGTCGAGATACTCCACGACCTCGGCGGGCCCGACGAGCGCACGGTGGCGGTGCACGGACCCGGCAGATTCCTGGGTGAACTCGGGTTGCTGGAGGGCCAGGCGGCGTTCGACACCGCCGTGGTGCGCGAGGCGGGCGAGGTCCTGGCCGTGCCGGTGGAGCGGCAACGCGCCCTGGTTGGCCGCGACCCCGTCCTCGGCGACCTGATCCTCCGCGCTTACCTGGGCCGCCGGTATCTGCTCATCGGCCTCGGCGCAGGCTTCCGGATCCTGGGGTCGTGTTATTCACCGGACACGCTGCGGCTGCGTGAGTTCGCCGCCCGCAACCGACTGCCCCACCGCTGGGTGGATCTGGAGAAGGACAAGGAGGCGGACGCGCTGCTGCGCCGGTTCTCCATCCGCCCCGACGAGACTCCGGTGGTCATCTGGAAGGGCGAGCGGGTGCTGCGAAATCCGAGCAACGCCGAACTCGCCCGGCTCATCGGGCTGCCCGCCCCCTCGCCGGAGGCCGGGCGGTGCGACGTGATGGTGATCGGTGCGGGTCCCGCGGGACTCGCCGCCGCCGTGTACGGTGCCTCCGACGGCCTCACCACGGTCACCGTCGACGCCGTGGCCACCGGGGGCCAGGCCGGTACCTCGTCTCGCATCGAGAACTACCTTGGCTTCCCGTCCGGCATCTCCGGGGGCGAGCTCATCGAACGCGCGGTGCTCCAGGCCCACAAGTTCGGTGCCCGCCTCATGGTGCCGGCCCAGGTCGGCGGGCTCACCCCGCAGGACGACGAGTACGTTGTCACCTTCACAGACGGGTCCCAGGCCCGGGCGGGCGCCGTGGTGCTCGCCTCGGGCGTGTGGTACCGCAGGCTCGAGGTGCCCGGTCTCGAGCGCCTTGAGGGCGTCAGCGTCTACTACGCGGCGACGGTCCACGAGGCCAGTCTCTGCCAGGCGGATCCGGTCGCCGTGGTCGGCGGCGGGAACTCTGCCGGGCAGGCGGCGCTGTTCCTCGCGAACCACGCGTCCAGGGTCCACCTCCTCGTCCGGGGCAGTGACCTCAACGCGGACATGTCGCGCTACCTGGTTGACCAGGTGGAACGGCACCCGAAAATCGAGGTGCTGCTCCACACCGAAGTCCAGGGCGTCTCCGGGGAGGAAAAGCTGGAGTCGCTGACGGTGGAGGACAACGCAAGTAGTGAGCGCCGGGAACTGCGGGCCGCGGCGCTGTTCGTGTTCATCGGGGCCCGGCCCCGCACGGAATGGCTCAGGGGCGTCCTGGCCTTGGACGAGAAGGGCTTCATCCTCACCGGCGCCGACGCCCAGGCGGCGGCCGACGCGACCCGGTGGGCCTCGCTCGGCCGTGGTCCGTTGCTGCTGGAGACCACCCTTCCCGGGGTCTTCGCCGCCGGCGACGTCAGGAGCGGCTCGGTCAAACGGGTGGCCTCGGCCACCGGTGAGGGCGCCATGGCGATCCGCCTCGTGCACGAGCACCGGGGAAAGACGGGAAATCTGGTCCGCTCCGCTGGCCCGTAG
- a CDS encoding helix-turn-helix domain-containing protein has translation MESHVRRADSRYRLQRIRDISGNDLANVEDRLNLQVVTRVWTDRAGRTRLMPR, from the coding sequence ATGGAGAGCCACGTCCGGCGGGCCGACAGCCGTTATCGGCTCCAGCGCATCCGCGACATCAGCGGCAACGACCTCGCGAACGTCGAGGACCGCCTCAACCTCCAGGTGGTGACCCGAGTGTGGACGGATCGTGCTGGGCGGACCCGGCTGATGCCCCGCTAG